From Streptomyces sp. HUAS MG91, the proteins below share one genomic window:
- the cydD gene encoding thiol reductant ABC exporter subunit CydD: MKPIDQRLFRYARATRVFLIAVVVLGAVGAGLVIAQAMLIAEVVVGAFQHGFDAGRLATPLALLAVVAAGRGLVAWVTELAAHRASAAVKSELRGRLLERAAKLGPGWLAGQRTGSLVALATRGVDALDDYFSRYLPQLGLAVVVPVAVLARVVTEDWVSAAIIVGTLPLIPIFMMLIGWATQSRMDRQWRLLSRLSGHFLDVVAGLPTLKVFGRAKAQADSIRKITGEYRRATIRTLRIAFLSSFALELLATLSVALVAVTIGMRLVHGEMDLYVGLVILVLAPEAYLPLRQVGAQFHAAAEGLAAAEEIFAVLETPLPETGSQDVPSDRGIGFDRVSVRYEGRDADAVADITFGVAEGETVALVGPSGSGKSTLLAALLGFVRPSGGRVLIGGADLADVSREAWHARVAWVPQRPQLYAGSIADNVRLARPDADDAAVLGALRDAGALEFVEALPAGVATVLGEDGAGLSAGQRQRLALARAFLADRPVVLLDEPTAALDGETEAGIVEAVRRLAVGRTVLLVVHRPALLAVADRVVRIEAPGAGRPGPAPAVPAPAAVPAQLVRQPSGPAGETRGEGPARGHVLTRLRAAARPRRSRLLLALLLGALALGSSVGLMATSGWLISRASEQPPVLYLMVAVTATRAFGIGRACFRYAERLVSHDAVLRMLADTRVAVYRRLERLAPAGLRTRRRGDLLSRLVADVDALQDYWLRWLLPASVAALVGVGSVAFTAWMLPAAGAVLAVGLLLAGVGVPLLSGAVSRRAERRLAPARGVLATRAAELLTGTAELTVAGALPRRTADAREADSALTRIASRAATATALGDGLTALITGLTVAAAALVGVQGVRAGQLDGVALAVVVLTPLAAFESVLGLPLAVQYRQRVHKSAERVYEVLDAPEPVREPERPVPAPQDPFPLVVRDLGARYEEGARPALAGVGLTLERGRRVAVVGPSGSGKTTLAQVLLRFLDAESGTYTLGGTDAHALDGDAVRRVVGLCAQDAHLFDSSVRENLLLAKKDAGEDELRAALGRVRLLEWADALPDGLDTLVGEHAARLSGGQRQRLALARALLADFPVLVLDEPAEHLDLETADALTADLLDATRGRTTVLITHRLAGLDAVDEVIVLDGGQVVQRGPYAELAAVEGPLRRMREREGETELLVGAGRASSPAG, translated from the coding sequence GTGAAACCGATCGACCAGCGCCTGTTCCGGTACGCCCGGGCCACCCGCGTCTTCCTGATCGCGGTGGTCGTCCTCGGCGCCGTCGGGGCGGGCCTGGTCATCGCTCAGGCGATGCTCATCGCCGAGGTGGTGGTGGGGGCCTTCCAGCACGGGTTCGACGCGGGGCGGCTCGCCACCCCGCTGGCGCTCCTCGCGGTGGTCGCCGCCGGGCGCGGGCTGGTGGCCTGGGTGACCGAGCTGGCCGCGCACCGGGCGAGCGCGGCGGTCAAGTCCGAGCTGCGGGGGCGGCTCCTGGAGCGGGCCGCGAAGCTCGGCCCGGGGTGGCTCGCGGGGCAGCGCACCGGTTCGCTGGTGGCGCTCGCGACGCGGGGCGTGGACGCGCTGGACGACTACTTCTCGCGTTATCTGCCGCAGTTGGGGCTCGCGGTGGTGGTTCCGGTCGCGGTGCTCGCCCGCGTCGTCACCGAGGACTGGGTGTCGGCGGCGATCATCGTCGGCACGCTCCCCCTCATCCCGATCTTCATGATGCTCATCGGCTGGGCCACCCAGTCCCGGATGGACCGTCAGTGGCGGCTGCTGTCCCGGCTGTCGGGGCACTTCCTGGACGTGGTCGCGGGCCTGCCGACCCTGAAGGTGTTCGGCCGCGCCAAGGCGCAGGCCGACTCCATCCGCAAGATCACCGGCGAGTACCGCAGGGCGACGATCCGCACCCTGCGGATCGCCTTCCTGTCGTCGTTCGCGCTGGAACTGCTCGCGACGCTCTCGGTCGCGCTGGTGGCCGTCACCATCGGCATGCGGCTCGTGCACGGCGAGATGGACCTGTACGTGGGTCTGGTGATCCTCGTTCTCGCGCCCGAGGCGTATCTGCCGCTGCGGCAGGTGGGCGCGCAGTTCCACGCGGCGGCCGAGGGCCTGGCGGCGGCGGAGGAGATCTTCGCCGTACTGGAGACCCCGCTGCCGGAGACCGGGTCCCAGGACGTCCCGTCGGACCGTGGCATCGGCTTCGACCGGGTGTCGGTCCGCTACGAGGGACGGGACGCCGACGCGGTCGCCGACATCACCTTCGGGGTGGCCGAAGGAGAGACCGTCGCCCTCGTGGGGCCCAGCGGCTCCGGCAAGTCGACGCTGCTGGCCGCGCTGCTCGGCTTCGTCCGTCCCTCGGGCGGACGGGTCCTGATCGGCGGCGCCGACCTGGCGGACGTGTCGCGGGAGGCGTGGCACGCGCGCGTGGCGTGGGTGCCGCAGCGGCCGCAGCTGTACGCCGGGTCGATCGCCGACAACGTGCGGCTCGCGCGACCCGACGCCGACGACGCGGCGGTGCTCGGCGCCCTGCGGGACGCCGGCGCCCTGGAGTTCGTGGAAGCGCTGCCCGCGGGCGTGGCGACCGTGCTCGGCGAGGACGGGGCCGGGCTCTCTGCGGGACAGCGGCAACGGCTCGCGCTGGCCCGCGCGTTCCTCGCCGACCGGCCCGTGGTGCTGCTCGACGAGCCGACGGCCGCGCTGGACGGCGAGACCGAGGCGGGCATCGTCGAGGCGGTGCGCAGGCTCGCCGTCGGGCGGACCGTGCTCCTCGTCGTGCACCGTCCCGCGCTGCTCGCGGTGGCCGACCGGGTGGTGCGGATCGAGGCACCGGGCGCCGGGCGGCCCGGCCCGGCCCCCGCGGTCCCGGCGCCCGCCGCGGTGCCCGCGCAACTGGTGCGGCAGCCGTCCGGGCCGGCCGGGGAGACCCGGGGCGAGGGGCCGGCGCGCGGCCACGTCCTCACCCGGCTCCGCGCCGCCGCCCGGCCCCGCCGCTCGCGGCTGCTCCTCGCGCTGCTGCTCGGCGCCCTCGCGCTCGGCAGCTCCGTCGGCCTGATGGCCACCTCGGGGTGGCTGATCTCGCGGGCCTCCGAGCAGCCACCGGTGCTCTATCTGATGGTCGCGGTGACGGCCACGCGCGCGTTCGGCATCGGCCGGGCCTGCTTCCGGTACGCGGAGCGGCTGGTCTCGCACGACGCCGTGCTGCGGATGCTGGCCGACACCCGGGTCGCCGTCTACCGGCGCCTGGAGCGGCTCGCCCCCGCCGGACTGCGCACCCGGCGCCGCGGTGATCTGCTGTCCCGCCTCGTCGCGGACGTGGACGCCCTCCAGGACTACTGGCTGCGCTGGCTGCTGCCCGCGTCCGTGGCGGCCCTGGTGGGCGTCGGATCGGTCGCCTTCACCGCCTGGATGCTGCCCGCCGCGGGCGCCGTGCTCGCCGTCGGACTGCTGCTCGCCGGGGTCGGTGTGCCGCTGCTGTCCGGGGCCGTGTCCCGCCGCGCCGAACGGAGGCTGGCTCCCGCGCGGGGCGTCCTCGCGACGCGGGCCGCCGAACTGCTCACCGGCACCGCCGAACTGACCGTCGCGGGCGCCCTGCCGCGCCGCACGGCGGACGCCCGCGAGGCCGACTCCGCGCTGACCCGGATCGCCTCGCGCGCCGCCACCGCGACCGCGCTCGGCGACGGCCTCACCGCGCTGATCACCGGCCTCACCGTGGCCGCCGCGGCGCTCGTCGGCGTCCAGGGCGTGCGCGCCGGACAGCTCGACGGGGTCGCGCTCGCCGTCGTGGTGCTGACCCCGCTCGCCGCGTTCGAGTCGGTCCTCGGGCTGCCGCTCGCCGTGCAGTACCGCCAGCGGGTCCACAAGAGCGCCGAGCGGGTCTACGAGGTCCTGGACGCGCCCGAACCCGTACGGGAGCCCGAGCGGCCGGTACCGGCGCCGCAGGACCCCTTCCCGCTCGTGGTGCGGGACCTCGGGGCGCGCTACGAGGAGGGGGCGCGGCCCGCCCTCGCGGGCGTCGGCCTGACCCTGGAGCGGGGCCGCAGGGTCGCCGTCGTCGGCCCGTCCGGCTCCGGCAAGACCACCCTGGCGCAGGTGCTGCTGCGCTTCCTCGACGCGGAGAGCGGGACGTACACGCTCGGCGGCACGGACGCCCACGCGCTCGACGGCGACGCCGTACGCCGCGTGGTCGGGCTCTGCGCCCAGGACGCGCACCTCTTCGACAGCTCGGTGCGCGAGAACCTGCTGCTCGCCAAGAAGGACGCCGGCGAGGACGAGCTGCGGGCCGCGCTGGGCCGCGTACGGCTCCTGGAGTGGGCGGACGCGCTGCCCGACGGGCTCGACACGCTGGTGGGCGAGCACGCGGCGCGGCTGTCCGGCGGGCAGCGGCAGCGGCTCGCGCTGGCCCGCGCGCTGCTCGCCGACTTCCCGGTCCTCGTGCTGGACGAGCCCGCCGAGCACCTGGACCTGGAGACCGCCGACGCGCTCACCGCGGACCTGCTGGACGCGACCCGGGGCCGGACGACCGTGCTGATCACGCACCGGCTCGCCGGTCTGGACGCCGTCGACGAGGTGATCGTGCTCGACGGTGGACAGGTTGTGCAGCGCGGTCCCTACGCCGAGCTGGCCGCCGTCGAGGGGCCGCTGCGGCGGATGCGGGAGCGGGAGGGCGAGACCGAGCTGCTGGTCGGCGCGGGGCGCGCGAGCAGCCCCGCCGGATGA
- a CDS encoding LacI family DNA-binding transcriptional regulator: MTAAGKHQVSRAETTRRGTRPGRAGIRDVAAAAGVSITTVSDALNGKGRLPDATRRHVREVADRLGYRPSAAARTLRTGKSGLIGLTVTTYGDEPFTFTEFAYFAEMARAATSAALARGYALVILPATSRHDVWSNVALDGTVVIDPSDHDPVVSELVRQGLPVVSDGRPGGTLPVTAWVDNDHEAAVLGILDHLAEAGARRIGLLTGTTTDTYTHLSTSAYLRWCERIGQEPVYESYPAHDPCAGAVAADRLLARPDRPDAVYGLFDPNGTDLLAAARRYGLRVPEDLLLVCCSESNVYANTEPPITTLSLKPRRIGTAVVQLLIDAIEGLESDQPVEQVIPTELIVRTSSMRRASRTTVSPPRSPKQG; encoded by the coding sequence ATGACAGCAGCAGGGAAGCACCAGGTGAGCCGGGCGGAGACGACCCGTAGAGGCACCCGGCCGGGCAGAGCGGGCATCAGAGATGTCGCCGCCGCCGCCGGGGTCTCGATCACGACTGTCTCCGATGCACTCAACGGCAAGGGCCGGCTCCCCGACGCCACCCGACGCCACGTCCGCGAGGTCGCCGACCGGTTGGGCTACCGCCCCTCCGCGGCGGCCCGAACGCTCCGTACCGGCAAGTCGGGCCTCATCGGCCTGACCGTGACGACCTACGGGGATGAACCTTTCACCTTCACCGAATTCGCGTACTTCGCGGAGATGGCCAGAGCCGCGACCTCGGCCGCGCTCGCCCGCGGGTACGCCCTCGTCATCCTGCCCGCCACCTCCCGTCACGACGTGTGGTCGAACGTCGCCCTCGACGGCACCGTCGTCATCGACCCCTCCGACCACGACCCGGTCGTCAGCGAGCTGGTCCGCCAGGGCCTGCCCGTCGTCTCGGACGGACGCCCCGGGGGAACCCTGCCGGTGACCGCCTGGGTCGACAACGACCACGAGGCCGCCGTGCTCGGCATCCTCGACCACCTCGCCGAGGCCGGCGCCCGCCGCATCGGCCTGCTCACGGGCACCACCACCGACACGTACACCCACCTCTCCACCTCCGCGTACCTGCGCTGGTGCGAGCGGATCGGGCAGGAGCCGGTCTACGAGTCGTACCCCGCGCACGATCCGTGCGCGGGCGCCGTCGCCGCCGACCGGCTGCTCGCCCGGCCCGACCGCCCCGACGCGGTGTACGGCCTCTTCGATCCCAACGGCACGGACCTGCTCGCCGCGGCCCGCCGCTACGGCCTGCGCGTCCCCGAGGACCTGCTGCTCGTCTGCTGCAGCGAGTCGAACGTGTACGCGAACACCGAGCCGCCCATCACGACCCTGTCGCTCAAGCCGCGGCGGATCGGCACGGCCGTCGTCCAGCTGCTCATCGACGCCATCGAGGGCCTCGAATCCGATCAACCGGTCGAGCAGGTGATACCGACGGAACTGATCGTGCGGACGTCCTCGATGCGCCGCGCGTCCCGCACCACGGTCAGCCCACCGCGCTCCCCGAAGCAGGGCTGA
- a CDS encoding cytochrome ubiquinol oxidase subunit I, whose translation MDLALAPETLARWQFGITTVYHFLFVPLTISLAALTAGLQTAWVRTENEKYLRATKFWGKLFLINIAMGVVTGIVQEFQFGMNWSDYSRFVGDIFGAPLAFEALIAFFFESTFIGLWIFGWDKLPKKIHLACIWMVSIGTILSAYFILAANSWMQHPVGYRYNKANGRAELTDFWHVLTQNTALTQAFHTLTASFLTGGAFMVGIAAFHLARKKHIPVMKTSLRLGLITVIVGGLLTAVSGDQLGKVMFKQQPMKMAAAEALWDGQNSAPFSVFAYGDVSKGHNSVELSIPGILSFLADDNFHSYVPGINDTNKAEQEKYGPGDYRPIIPVTFWAFRWMIGFGMASFALGILGLWLTRKKFMLPQHLRVDEDEVPNLVLFKNKALSPKFTKLYWLAALWTLGFPLIANSWGWIFTEMGRQPWVVYGVLQTRDAVSPSVSQGEVLTSMIVFTLLYAVLAVIEVKLLVKYIKAGPPELTDDDLNPPTKIGGDRDADKPMAFSY comes from the coding sequence GTGGACCTGGCTTTGGCGCCGGAGACCCTGGCGCGATGGCAGTTCGGTATTACGACCGTCTACCACTTCCTGTTCGTCCCCCTGACGATCTCGCTCGCGGCGCTGACCGCCGGGCTGCAGACCGCCTGGGTGCGGACGGAGAACGAGAAGTACCTCAGGGCCACGAAGTTCTGGGGCAAGCTCTTCCTGATCAACATCGCGATGGGTGTCGTCACCGGCATCGTGCAGGAGTTCCAGTTCGGCATGAACTGGTCGGACTACTCCCGCTTCGTCGGTGACATCTTCGGAGCGCCACTCGCCTTCGAGGCGCTGATCGCCTTCTTCTTCGAGTCGACCTTCATCGGTCTGTGGATCTTCGGCTGGGACAAGCTGCCGAAGAAGATCCATCTGGCCTGCATCTGGATGGTCTCGATCGGCACGATCCTGTCCGCGTACTTCATCCTGGCGGCCAACTCCTGGATGCAGCACCCGGTCGGCTACCGGTACAACAAGGCCAACGGCCGGGCCGAGCTGACCGACTTCTGGCACGTGCTCACCCAGAACACTGCGCTCACGCAGGCCTTCCACACGCTGACCGCCTCGTTCCTCACGGGCGGCGCGTTCATGGTCGGCATCGCGGCCTTCCACCTGGCGCGCAAGAAGCACATCCCCGTGATGAAGACCTCGCTGCGCCTCGGCCTGATCACCGTGATCGTCGGCGGTCTGCTCACCGCGGTCAGCGGTGACCAGCTCGGCAAGGTCATGTTCAAGCAGCAGCCCATGAAGATGGCCGCCGCCGAGGCCCTGTGGGACGGACAGAACTCCGCGCCGTTCTCGGTGTTCGCGTACGGCGACGTCAGCAAGGGCCACAACTCCGTCGAGCTGTCGATCCCCGGGATACTGTCCTTCCTCGCCGACGACAACTTCCACTCGTACGTCCCCGGCATCAACGACACCAACAAGGCCGAGCAGGAGAAGTACGGGCCGGGCGACTACCGCCCGATCATCCCCGTCACCTTCTGGGCCTTCCGCTGGATGATCGGCTTCGGGATGGCGTCCTTCGCCCTCGGCATCCTCGGACTCTGGCTCACCCGCAAGAAGTTCATGCTGCCCCAGCACCTGCGGGTGGACGAGGACGAAGTGCCGAACCTGGTGCTCTTCAAGAACAAGGCCCTCAGCCCGAAGTTCACCAAGCTCTACTGGCTCGCGGCCCTGTGGACCCTCGGGTTCCCGCTGATCGCCAACTCCTGGGGCTGGATCTTCACCGAGATGGGCCGTCAGCCGTGGGTCGTCTACGGCGTCCTGCAGACCCGTGACGCGGTCTCCCCCAGCGTCTCGCAGGGCGAGGTCCTCACCTCGATGATCGTCTTCACCCTGCTGTACGCGGTGCTCGCCGTGATCGAGGTCAAGCTGCTCGTGAAGTACATCAAGGCCGGGCCTCCCGAGCTGACCGACGACGATCTCAACCCGCCCACGAAGATCGGCGGGGACCGGGACGCCGACAAGCCGATGGCCTTCTCGTACTGA
- the hisC gene encoding histidinol-phosphate transaminase — MSETNPKLRAELAGIPAYKPGKPAAAGGPVAYKLSSNENPYPPLPGVMEQAIAAAGAFNRYPDMACTGLMNELADRFGVPVTHLATGTGSVGVAQQLLQATSGPGDEVIYAWRSFEAYPIITQISGATSVRVPLTGDEVHDLDAMADAITDRTRLIFVCNPNNPTGTVVRRAELERFLDRVPSDVLVVLDEAYREFIRDAEVPDGVEIYRDRPNVAVLRTFSKAYGLAGLRVGFAIAHEPVAAALRQTAVPFGVSQLAQDAAVASLRMEDELLGRVGSLVAERTRVVDALREQGWTVPETQANFVWLRLGEKTMDFAAACEAAGVVVRPFAGEGMRATIGETEANDIFLQAAQAFRKEL; from the coding sequence GTGAGCGAGACCAACCCGAAGCTGCGTGCGGAGCTGGCGGGGATCCCCGCCTACAAGCCGGGCAAGCCCGCGGCCGCCGGGGGCCCGGTGGCGTACAAGCTCTCCTCCAACGAGAACCCGTATCCGCCGCTCCCGGGCGTCATGGAGCAGGCGATCGCCGCGGCCGGGGCGTTCAACCGCTACCCGGACATGGCCTGCACCGGCCTCATGAACGAGCTGGCGGACCGTTTCGGCGTGCCGGTGACGCACCTGGCCACGGGCACCGGCTCGGTCGGTGTCGCCCAGCAGCTGCTCCAGGCGACCAGCGGTCCGGGCGACGAGGTCATCTACGCGTGGCGGTCCTTCGAGGCGTACCCGATCATCACGCAGATCAGCGGCGCGACGTCGGTGCGGGTGCCGCTGACCGGCGACGAGGTGCACGACCTCGACGCGATGGCCGACGCCATCACCGACCGCACGCGCCTGATCTTCGTCTGCAACCCCAACAACCCCACCGGCACCGTGGTGCGCCGGGCCGAGCTGGAACGGTTCCTCGACCGGGTTCCTTCCGATGTCCTGGTCGTCCTCGACGAGGCGTACCGGGAGTTCATCCGCGACGCCGAGGTGCCGGACGGCGTGGAGATCTACCGGGACCGGCCGAACGTCGCGGTGCTGCGGACCTTCTCGAAGGCGTACGGCCTCGCGGGCCTGCGCGTCGGCTTCGCCATCGCGCACGAGCCGGTGGCGGCGGCGCTGCGGCAGACGGCGGTGCCGTTCGGCGTGAGCCAGCTCGCGCAGGACGCGGCGGTGGCCTCGCTGCGCATGGAGGACGAACTGCTCGGGCGTGTCGGCTCGTTGGTGGCCGAGCGGACCCGGGTGGTCGACGCGCTGCGGGAGCAGGGCTGGACCGTGCCCGAGACGCAGGCCAACTTCGTGTGGCTGCGGCTGGGGGAGAAGACCATGGACTTCGCGGCGGCGTGCGAGGCGGCCGGGGTGGTCGTCCGGCCGTTCGCCGGTGAGGGGATGCGGGCCACGATCGGCGAGACCGAGGCCAACGACATCTTCCTCCAGGCGGCTCAGGCGTTCCGCAAGGAGCTGTAG
- the cydB gene encoding cytochrome d ubiquinol oxidase subunit II — translation MELHDVWFVLIAVLWIGYFFLEGFDFGVGILTKLLARDRTEKRVLINTIGPVWDGNEVWLLTAGGATFAAFPEWYATLFSGFYLPLLIILVCLIVRGVAFEYRAKRPEEKWQTNWEHAIFWTSLIPALLWGVAFGNIVRGVKIDKNFEYVGNFWDLLNPYAILGGLVTLTLFTFHGAVFTALKTVGDIRMRARKLALTVGLLTAVLALAFLIWTQVHTGDGWSLGAMIVAVVTLVGALGAIKMGREGWSFALSGVTIAAAVAMLFLALFPDVMPSSLNPDWSLTASNASSSPYTLKIMTWCAGIATPLVLLYQSWTYWVFRKRIGTHHIADAAH, via the coding sequence ATGGAACTTCACGACGTCTGGTTCGTCCTCATCGCGGTCCTGTGGATCGGGTACTTCTTCCTGGAGGGCTTCGACTTCGGGGTCGGCATCCTCACCAAGCTGCTGGCCCGTGACCGCACCGAGAAGCGCGTCCTGATCAACACGATCGGTCCGGTCTGGGACGGCAACGAGGTCTGGCTGCTGACCGCCGGCGGCGCGACCTTCGCGGCCTTCCCCGAGTGGTACGCGACGCTCTTCTCGGGCTTCTACCTGCCGCTGCTGATCATCCTGGTCTGCCTCATCGTCCGGGGCGTCGCCTTCGAGTACCGGGCGAAGCGGCCGGAGGAGAAGTGGCAGACGAACTGGGAACACGCCATCTTCTGGACCTCGTTGATCCCGGCGCTGCTGTGGGGTGTGGCCTTCGGCAACATCGTGCGCGGCGTGAAGATCGACAAGAACTTCGAGTACGTCGGCAACTTCTGGGACCTGCTCAACCCGTACGCGATCCTGGGCGGCCTGGTCACGCTGACCCTGTTCACCTTCCACGGCGCGGTGTTCACCGCCCTGAAGACGGTGGGCGACATCCGGATGCGGGCCAGGAAGCTGGCGCTCACGGTCGGTCTGCTGACCGCGGTGCTCGCGCTCGCCTTCCTGATCTGGACCCAGGTCCACACCGGCGACGGCTGGTCGCTCGGCGCGATGATCGTGGCCGTGGTCACGCTCGTCGGGGCGCTCGGCGCCATCAAGATGGGGCGTGAGGGCTGGTCGTTCGCCCTGTCCGGCGTCACGATCGCGGCGGCGGTCGCCATGCTCTTCCTGGCGCTGTTCCCGGACGTCATGCCGTCCTCGCTCAACCCGGACTGGAGCCTGACGGCCTCCAACGCCTCGTCGAGCCCGTACACCCTGAAGATCATGACCTGGTGCGCCGGGATCGCGACGCCCCTCGTGCTCCTCTACCAGAGCTGGACCTACTGGGTGTTCCGCAAGCGCATCGGCACGCACCACATCGCCGACGCCGCGCACTGA
- a CDS encoding metallophosphoesterase has protein sequence MTQGAGQGPAARTETLRDFRVPAYVHDVPANVMTTEPAPGAENPDAFPEGYTPTERDLPVISRTDPVPAEVPQQAPAPAPAAGEGPGPLFVVGDVHGYLDELIAALQEKGLIDAEGNWAAGTARLWFLGDFTDRGPDGIGVIDLVMRLSAEAAAAGGYCKALMGNHELLLLGAKRFGDTPVNSGAGTATFQAAWLLNGGQKSDMDRLQDVHLQWMSRLDAIEIEDDHLLMHSDTTSYLDYGDSIEAVNDTIRETLTRNDADECWDLFRKFTKRFAFRDEESGPGTVRELLGAFGGSRVVHGHSPIPYLLGQVGAESGSDDSEEGPGRPAVEGPHVYAGGLAIAMDGGVTMAGKLLVQQLPMDI, from the coding sequence ATGACTCAGGGGGCCGGTCAGGGACCCGCAGCGCGCACAGAGACGCTGCGTGATTTCCGCGTTCCCGCGTACGTGCATGACGTACCGGCGAATGTGATGACGACCGAGCCCGCCCCCGGAGCGGAGAATCCCGACGCGTTCCCGGAGGGCTACACGCCGACGGAGCGCGATCTGCCGGTCATCAGCAGGACCGATCCTGTCCCGGCCGAGGTCCCTCAGCAGGCGCCGGCTCCCGCCCCCGCGGCGGGCGAGGGGCCCGGCCCGCTGTTCGTCGTCGGCGACGTGCACGGCTACCTCGACGAGCTGATCGCCGCCCTCCAGGAGAAGGGCCTGATCGACGCGGAGGGCAACTGGGCGGCGGGCACCGCGCGCCTGTGGTTCCTCGGCGACTTCACCGACCGCGGGCCCGACGGGATCGGCGTCATCGACCTGGTGATGCGGCTCTCGGCGGAGGCCGCCGCGGCGGGCGGCTACTGCAAGGCCCTCATGGGCAACCACGAGCTGCTGCTCCTCGGCGCCAAGCGGTTCGGCGACACCCCGGTCAATTCGGGCGCGGGTACCGCCACCTTCCAGGCCGCCTGGCTCCTCAACGGTGGACAGAAGTCCGACATGGATCGCCTCCAGGACGTACATCTGCAGTGGATGTCCCGCCTCGACGCGATCGAGATCGAGGACGACCACCTGCTGATGCACTCCGACACCACGTCGTACCTCGACTACGGCGATTCCATCGAGGCCGTCAACGACACCATCCGCGAGACGCTCACGCGCAACGACGCGGACGAGTGCTGGGACCTCTTCCGGAAGTTCACCAAACGGTTCGCGTTCCGCGACGAGGAGTCGGGCCCCGGCACCGTGCGTGAGCTGCTCGGCGCCTTCGGCGGCAGCCGCGTGGTGCACGGCCACAGCCCGATCCCGTACCTCCTGGGCCAGGTCGGCGCCGAGTCCGGCTCCGACGACAGCGAGGAGGGGCCCGGCCGGCCGGCCGTCGAAGGACCGCACGTGTACGCGGGCGGACTCGCCATCGCCATGGACGGCG